Proteins encoded together in one Shewanella acanthi window:
- the rsxD gene encoding electron transport complex subunit RsxD — MAFKIASSPHVTRNLQTSTVMQRVILCLLPGLVVQCAFFGWGTLIQVLLAIAVALACEAAVMKLRNRSIKSALSDNSAMLTAMLIGVAIPQLAPWWMIVLGTVFAIVIVKHLYGGLGHNLFNPAMAAYVLLLVSFPVQMTSWIAPSTIAQHTPGFIDSLQMIFQINANLTMEQFKLGIDGVTMATPLDTLKTDLSMGLTSTESLSKAIFDGSTGVGWFWVNLAYLAGGLVLLKLKAIRWHISTGVLAGLFVASSAGFLLSPDTQASPLFHLFSGATMLAAFFIATDPVTAATSPRGRIIFGVLIGVVVYIIRIEGGYPDAFAFAVLLANLCAPFIDYYVRPRTYGHSAL, encoded by the coding sequence ATGGCGTTTAAGATAGCCTCATCACCCCATGTGACACGCAATTTGCAGACCTCAACGGTGATGCAAAGGGTGATTTTATGTTTGCTACCCGGTCTTGTGGTGCAATGTGCCTTCTTTGGTTGGGGCACGCTTATCCAAGTACTACTTGCAATTGCGGTTGCTTTAGCTTGTGAAGCCGCGGTGATGAAACTGCGCAATCGCAGTATCAAGTCAGCCCTTAGCGATAACAGCGCTATGTTAACGGCCATGCTGATTGGGGTTGCGATTCCGCAGCTGGCACCTTGGTGGATGATAGTACTGGGTACCGTATTTGCTATTGTGATTGTCAAACACCTTTACGGTGGTCTGGGCCATAACCTGTTTAACCCAGCGATGGCCGCTTATGTGCTATTGCTAGTGTCATTCCCAGTGCAAATGACCAGTTGGATTGCCCCATCGACCATCGCCCAACACACCCCAGGTTTTATCGATAGCTTGCAGATGATTTTCCAAATCAATGCCAATTTGACCATGGAACAATTCAAGCTTGGCATCGATGGTGTCACGATGGCAACGCCGCTCGATACCCTAAAAACCGATCTCTCCATGGGACTCACCAGCACTGAAAGCCTGTCTAAGGCCATATTTGATGGCAGCACTGGCGTGGGTTGGTTCTGGGTGAATTTAGCGTATCTTGCCGGCGGTTTGGTGCTGTTAAAGCTTAAAGCCATTCGCTGGCATATCAGCACTGGTGTTTTAGCTGGGCTTTTTGTCGCCTCAAGCGCAGGTTTTTTACTCTCACCCGATACCCAAGCGAGTCCATTATTTCACCTGTTCTCGGGTGCAACCATGTTAGCGGCCTTCTTTATCGCAACCGATCCTGTGACCGCGGCAACCAGCCCACGTGGCCGAATCATTTTCGGTGTCCTGATTGGTGTCGTGGTTTATATCATTCGCATCGAGGGTGGCTACCCCGATGCCTTCGCCTTTGCCGTCTTATTGGCCAACCTGTGCGCGCCTTTTATCGACTACTACGTCCGTCCGCGCACCTATGGTCATTCAGCACTCTAA
- a CDS encoding electron transport complex subunit E encodes MTNFRDIAWQGLWKNNPGLVQLLGLCPLLAVTATLTNALGLGLATMLVLIGSNVLVSLVRDFVPKEIRIPVFVMIIAALVTAVQLLINAYAYGLYLSLGIFLPLIVTNCIIIGRAEAFASRNNPLSAAFDGLMMGLGFTLVLAVLGASRELLSQGTLFDGAEQLLGPWATALKVHIWHVDTHFLLAMLPPGAFIVMGLLIALKNVIDKKLKEREAAPVQEPSVTRARITKVG; translated from the coding sequence ATGACTAATTTCCGTGATATCGCCTGGCAAGGCCTCTGGAAAAACAACCCAGGCCTAGTGCAATTATTAGGGCTGTGCCCGCTGCTTGCGGTAACCGCCACCCTGACTAACGCCCTCGGTTTAGGCCTTGCCACTATGCTAGTGTTAATTGGCTCTAACGTGCTGGTTTCCCTGGTGCGCGACTTTGTCCCCAAGGAAATTCGTATCCCTGTGTTTGTGATGATCATCGCCGCACTGGTGACGGCGGTTCAGCTACTGATTAACGCTTACGCCTACGGCCTGTATTTGTCTCTCGGGATTTTCTTACCGCTGATTGTGACTAACTGCATTATTATCGGCCGAGCCGAAGCCTTTGCTTCACGCAACAATCCGCTGAGTGCTGCTTTTGACGGTTTAATGATGGGCTTAGGTTTTACCTTAGTGCTTGCCGTACTGGGAGCAAGCCGTGAACTATTAAGCCAAGGCACGCTGTTTGATGGCGCAGAGCAGTTACTCGGCCCATGGGCAACCGCATTAAAGGTGCATATTTGGCATGTGGATACCCATTTTCTGCTAGCGATGTTGCCACCGGGCGCCTTTATCGTGATGGGGCTATTAATCGCCCTTAAAAACGTGATTGATAAAAAACTTAAAGAACGTGAAGCAGCACCTGTGCAAGAGCCTAGCGTTACCCGAGCACGTATTACCAAGGTGGGATAA
- the nth gene encoding endonuclease III, with translation MNKDKRIQILTRLRDNNPKPETELNFSSPFELLVAVTLSAQATDVSVNKATDKLFPVANTAHSIYALGVDGLKEYIKTIGLYNNKAINVIKACEILIEKYNGEVPEDREALEALPGVGRKTANVVLNTAFGWPTIAVDTHIFRMANRTNFAPGKNVVEVEDKMLKVVPAEFKVDVHHWFILHGRYTCIARKPRCGSCIIEDLCEYKDKVYPEE, from the coding sequence ATGAATAAAGATAAACGCATTCAAATCCTTACCCGCCTTCGCGACAACAATCCCAAACCCGAAACCGAGCTGAACTTCTCAAGCCCCTTCGAATTATTGGTCGCGGTAACCCTGTCGGCACAGGCAACGGATGTGAGCGTTAATAAGGCCACCGATAAGCTGTTCCCTGTCGCCAATACTGCCCACAGTATCTACGCATTAGGCGTTGACGGATTAAAGGAATATATCAAAACCATTGGCCTTTATAACAACAAAGCAATTAACGTTATCAAAGCCTGTGAAATCCTGATTGAGAAATACAATGGTGAAGTGCCAGAGGACAGAGAAGCCTTAGAGGCACTGCCGGGTGTGGGCCGTAAAACCGCTAACGTGGTATTAAACACCGCCTTTGGCTGGCCGACCATCGCCGTTGATACCCATATCTTTCGCATGGCAAACCGCACTAATTTTGCGCCCGGCAAAAACGTGGTTGAAGTCGAAGATAAAATGCTAAAAGTGGTTCCCGCCGAGTTTAAGGTCGATGTGCACCACTGGTTTATTCTCCACGGCCGCTACACCTGCATCGCCCGTAAACCCCGCTGCGGCTCATGCATCATTGAAGATTTGTGTGAGTATAAAGATAAAGTGTACCCTGAAGAGTAA
- the rsxG gene encoding electron transport complex subunit RsxG: MNNPMIKNGLLLALFALLCTGLVAFVNQQTQDQIKHQEQQELMRVLHQLIPDDIHDNDLTAQCTLLQDKEVFGSEDAQPAYIATKADKPVAIAIETIAPDGYNGNIKLIIGINTQGEVLGVRTLAHQETPGLGDKIDLRKSDWVQQFVGKFVRSEEDKQWLVKKDGGDFDQFTGATITPRAYVKAVKRAVWYFNNNQKQIFNQPLNCEANHD, from the coding sequence TTGAATAACCCAATGATTAAAAATGGTTTGTTATTGGCTCTTTTTGCCCTGCTATGTACTGGGCTCGTGGCTTTTGTGAATCAACAAACCCAAGATCAGATTAAGCATCAAGAGCAGCAGGAATTAATGCGCGTGCTGCACCAACTGATCCCCGATGACATTCACGATAACGATCTTACCGCCCAGTGCACCCTGCTGCAGGATAAAGAGGTGTTTGGCAGCGAAGATGCCCAGCCCGCCTATATTGCCACCAAAGCCGATAAGCCTGTGGCCATCGCTATTGAAACCATCGCACCCGACGGCTATAACGGTAACATCAAACTCATTATTGGCATAAATACCCAAGGCGAAGTCCTCGGTGTACGCACCCTCGCCCATCAAGAAACGCCAGGACTAGGTGATAAAATCGATTTACGCAAATCCGATTGGGTACAGCAGTTTGTTGGCAAATTTGTGCGCAGTGAAGAAGATAAACAATGGTTAGTGAAAAAGGACGGCGGTGATTTCGACCAATTCACTGGCGCCACCATCACCCCACGAGCCTACGTGAAAGCGGTTAAACGTGCGGTTTGGTACTTTAATAACAATCAGAAGCAGATTTTCAACCAGCCACTTAATTGTGAGGCCAACCATGACTAA